One window of Paenibacillus albicereus genomic DNA carries:
- a CDS encoding HPP family protein, translated as MDEHEKGPRPIGTATPGHAAVTQGFSPEPEAAAAAPHWRRYVAKMAGGGTNPLRNSPRQALLGAAGGFAAVLALALLTRWTSKPWLMAPLGASCVLAFYAWDAPLSQPRSIVGGHLISSASALLWLKLAGSGPWQMAAAVATAMFLMVLTKTLHPPAGADPLLILAAQPDWSFLLQPVLSGSLLIVLVALLYNNALPGRRYPTYWR; from the coding sequence ATGGATGAACATGAAAAGGGGCCGAGGCCGATCGGGACTGCGACGCCCGGCCACGCGGCCGTGACTCAAGGATTCTCTCCCGAGCCGGAAGCGGCGGCTGCCGCGCCGCATTGGCGGAGGTACGTCGCCAAAATGGCCGGAGGCGGAACCAATCCGCTTCGGAACAGCCCCAGGCAGGCATTGCTAGGAGCCGCGGGAGGCTTCGCAGCCGTCCTCGCGCTCGCGCTGCTGACCCGGTGGACGTCCAAGCCGTGGCTGATGGCGCCGCTGGGAGCGAGCTGCGTGCTCGCCTTTTACGCGTGGGACGCGCCGCTCTCGCAGCCCCGCAGCATCGTGGGCGGCCATCTGATCTCTTCGGCCTCCGCCTTGCTGTGGCTCAAGCTCGCGGGCAGCGGCCCGTGGCAGATGGCGGCCGCCGTCGCGACAGCCATGTTTCTGATGGTGCTGACCAAAACGCTGCATCCGCCCGCCGGCGCCGATCCGCTGCTCATCCTGGCCGCGCAGCCGGACTGGAGCTTCCTGCTGCAGCCGGTGCTCTCGGGAAGCCTGCTGATCGTCCTCGTGGCGCTGCTGTACAACAACGCGCTTCCCGGCCGCCGCTATCCCACGTACTGGCGCTGA
- the zapA gene encoding cell division protein ZapA, with protein MKEADRLRVTVDIYGHQYRLTGHSSSDYIRRVAQLVDENMHKLAKGYPRLDMPRLAVLAAVHMAEDVFRLRQDSELLKEEQSIRKTLMGELDKAQSAAEQAREELELRERRTAEELERLLGEREAAESALRAEAEERLAAVQEAVKEESQRLERQAAAAASELERRWGEEKRRLIEEDRVRAEELERRHEAERGEAAQMLESERQEWERLYEAEASERESRHAEAMAEAARRHEAEQASAREQLERERRRLAVQLEESRAELERRLEEERAEAAAVFESQRAELEAAHAAELAAREEAFASQLAELETRLLERVHELEALHAGEAEARERERAELEQLYEAECREREQERSTLLEAQRAELETLEARHLLRAGELEEQLREARQQGEQSLAALRSQQRAELEGALAGRDAEHRGELERLRAEHELQLAEALELAQEAESGLQSQLTESASALEEARRRLAALEQRLQEQQREQQQRLQELQEEQLHVLQELRQEQEQALQEQQQALQAERERSGRLELKLAAERTGREEAERLFAEAGERAEALERGEAEAREQLGRSEERLEASRRQLEAQTGRAAALEAELERLRAASAAEREAAATELREALERAADEIGHAREQAQAEAAEQVRGAERRAEALQASAAEQAERLRREAGEELELARLAAQEDSERLVAAHAEELERLRAEAEAERAGGAERLRVLEERASGEASRAEEAERRLAGESEARRQERSGLEQERDAARRELAEARSDWSKRIADAEEHLLLVMEQEEARGRLLEESQRMLRSTQEELELSRQRTAELDARLRESASRLQEALSSRDEAESALREKLAASESAREALERRLSETAGQAEALREQSERDWQRRLDEAAAERERLSGLAAGLEERLEQQTRQAADRAEAEQELRRQLELSHQEAAVSGSAVERLEDAMRQLEEERLDSRQDLGELQRDNERLTAAYDKLRTEFELLRTEYSKLQTEYNEWIELIEQS; from the coding sequence TTGAAGGAAGCCGATCGCTTGAGAGTAACGGTCGATATATACGGACATCAATACCGGTTGACGGGACACAGCAGCTCGGATTATATCCGGCGGGTCGCGCAGCTGGTCGACGAGAACATGCACAAGCTGGCCAAGGGCTACCCGAGGCTGGACATGCCGAGGCTGGCGGTGCTTGCGGCCGTGCATATGGCGGAGGACGTGTTCCGCCTGCGGCAGGACAGCGAGCTGCTCAAGGAGGAGCAGAGCATCCGCAAGACGCTGATGGGCGAGCTCGACAAGGCGCAGTCCGCGGCGGAGCAGGCGCGCGAGGAGCTGGAGCTCCGCGAGCGGCGGACGGCGGAGGAGCTGGAGCGGCTGCTCGGAGAGCGGGAGGCGGCGGAGTCCGCCCTGCGCGCCGAGGCCGAAGAGCGGCTGGCCGCCGTGCAGGAGGCGGTCAAGGAGGAGTCGCAGCGGCTGGAGCGGCAGGCAGCCGCTGCGGCGTCCGAGCTGGAGCGGCGCTGGGGCGAGGAGAAGCGGCGCCTGATCGAGGAGGACCGCGTCCGCGCCGAGGAGCTGGAGCGCCGGCATGAGGCGGAGCGCGGCGAGGCCGCGCAGATGCTGGAGTCGGAGCGGCAGGAGTGGGAGCGGCTCTACGAGGCGGAAGCAAGCGAGCGCGAGTCGCGTCATGCCGAGGCGATGGCGGAAGCGGCGCGCCGCCATGAGGCGGAGCAGGCGTCCGCGCGCGAGCAGCTCGAGCGGGAGCGGCGCCGGCTGGCCGTACAGCTGGAGGAGAGCCGCGCGGAGCTGGAGCGGCGGCTCGAGGAGGAGCGCGCCGAGGCCGCAGCCGTGTTCGAGAGCCAGCGGGCGGAGCTCGAGGCGGCGCATGCGGCCGAGCTCGCCGCGCGCGAGGAGGCGTTCGCCTCCCAGCTCGCGGAGCTGGAGACGCGCCTGCTGGAGCGCGTCCACGAGCTGGAGGCGCTGCATGCCGGGGAAGCCGAGGCGCGGGAGCGCGAGCGGGCGGAGCTGGAGCAGCTCTACGAAGCGGAGTGCCGGGAGCGCGAGCAGGAGCGGTCGACGCTGCTCGAGGCCCAGCGGGCGGAGCTCGAGACGCTCGAGGCGCGCCATTTGCTGCGCGCCGGAGAGCTGGAGGAGCAGCTGCGCGAGGCGCGGCAGCAAGGCGAGCAGAGCCTGGCGGCGCTTCGATCGCAGCAGCGGGCGGAGCTGGAGGGCGCGCTCGCGGGCCGCGATGCCGAGCACCGCGGCGAGCTGGAGCGGCTGCGTGCGGAGCACGAGCTGCAGCTCGCCGAGGCGCTGGAGCTGGCGCAGGAGGCGGAGTCCGGCTTGCAGTCGCAGCTGACGGAGAGCGCTTCCGCGCTGGAGGAGGCGCGCCGGCGGCTTGCGGCGCTGGAGCAGCGCCTGCAGGAGCAGCAGCGGGAGCAGCAGCAGCGGCTGCAGGAGCTGCAGGAGGAGCAGCTGCATGTGCTGCAGGAGCTTCGGCAGGAGCAGGAGCAGGCGCTGCAGGAGCAGCAGCAGGCGCTGCAGGCGGAGCGCGAGCGCAGCGGCCGGCTGGAGCTGAAGCTTGCCGCCGAGCGGACAGGACGCGAGGAGGCGGAGCGGCTGTTCGCCGAGGCCGGCGAGCGGGCCGAGGCGCTGGAGCGCGGCGAGGCGGAGGCGCGCGAGCAGCTGGGCCGCTCCGAGGAGCGGCTGGAGGCTTCGCGCCGCCAGCTGGAGGCTCAGACCGGCCGTGCCGCCGCGCTCGAGGCGGAGCTGGAGCGGCTGCGCGCCGCGTCCGCGGCCGAGCGCGAGGCGGCGGCGACCGAGCTGCGCGAGGCGCTGGAGCGCGCGGCGGACGAGATCGGCCATGCGCGCGAGCAGGCGCAGGCCGAGGCGGCCGAGCAGGTCCGCGGGGCAGAGCGGCGCGCAGAGGCGCTGCAGGCGTCTGCCGCGGAGCAAGCGGAGCGGCTGCGCCGCGAAGCCGGTGAAGAGCTGGAGCTCGCGCGGCTTGCGGCGCAAGAGGATTCCGAGCGGCTCGTCGCCGCCCATGCCGAGGAGCTGGAGCGGCTCCGCGCCGAAGCCGAGGCCGAGCGTGCCGGCGGCGCGGAGCGCCTGCGCGTCCTGGAGGAGCGGGCGTCCGGCGAAGCCAGCCGGGCCGAGGAGGCGGAGCGCCGCCTTGCCGGAGAGAGCGAGGCGCGGAGGCAGGAGCGGTCCGGCTTGGAGCAGGAGCGCGATGCGGCCCGGCGCGAGCTGGCGGAGGCGCGCTCCGACTGGTCCAAGCGGATCGCCGATGCCGAAGAGCATCTGCTGCTCGTCATGGAGCAGGAGGAGGCGCGCGGCCGGCTGCTGGAGGAATCCCAGCGCATGCTGAGATCGACCCAGGAGGAGCTCGAGCTGTCCCGGCAGCGGACGGCCGAGCTGGATGCCCGGCTGCGCGAGTCGGCGAGCCGCCTGCAAGAGGCGCTCTCGTCCCGCGACGAGGCGGAGTCCGCCCTGCGCGAGAAGCTTGCCGCGTCCGAATCGGCTCGGGAAGCGCTGGAGCGCCGCTTGTCGGAGACCGCGGGCCAGGCCGAAGCGCTGCGCGAGCAGTCCGAGCGGGACTGGCAGCGCCGGCTGGACGAAGCCGCCGCCGAGCGGGAGCGCTTGAGCGGGCTTGCCGCCGGTCTGGAAGAGCGGCTCGAGCAGCAGACCCGCCAGGCGGCGGACCGCGCCGAGGCCGAGCAGGAGCTGCGTCGTCAGCTGGAGCTCTCGCATCAGGAGGCCGCCGTCTCCGGCAGCGCGGTCGAGCGCTTGGAGGATGCGATGCGGCAGCTCGAGGAGGAGCGCTTGGACAGCCGTCAGGATTTGGGCGAGCTGCAGCGCGACAACGAGCGTCTGACGGCAGCCTACGACAAGCTGCGGACGGAGTTCGAGCTGCTGCGCACGGAATATTCCAAGCTGCAGACGGAATACAACGAATGGATCGAGCTGATCGAGCAGAGCTGA
- the panD gene encoding aspartate 1-decarboxylase, with product MFREIHKSKIHRAVVTEANLNYVGSVTIDQELLDATDIWENEKVQIVNINNGARLETYVIPGPRGSGVICLNGAAARHAQPGDLVIIMSYAMMAEEEARGYVPKVIVMDADNRIAAASYRELHSTMI from the coding sequence ATGTTCCGAGAAATCCACAAATCCAAAATCCACCGCGCCGTCGTCACCGAGGCGAACCTCAACTATGTCGGCAGCGTCACGATCGATCAGGAACTGCTCGATGCAACCGACATCTGGGAGAACGAGAAGGTGCAGATCGTCAACATCAACAACGGCGCTCGCCTGGAAACCTATGTCATCCCCGGCCCGAGAGGCTCCGGCGTCATCTGCCTGAACGGCGCCGCGGCCCGCCATGCCCAGCCCGGCGATCTCGTCATCATCATGTCCTACGCGATGATGGCCGAGGAGGAAGCGCGCGGCTACGTCCCCAAAGTCATCGTCATGGATGCGGACAACCGGATCGCAGCCGCCTCCTACCGCGAGCTGCACTCCACGATGATTTGA
- the pheS gene encoding phenylalanine--tRNA ligase subunit alpha translates to MKERLEALQAEALQELQGVAGPQELGELRVKYLGKKGALTEILRGMGALSAEERPVIGEVANRVRGAIEAVIEDKAEGYRRAETELRLRSETIDVTLPGSALPTGAVHPLNKVAQEIEDIFIGLGYTIAEGPEVETDYYNFEALNLPKNHPARDMQDSFYITDEILMRTQTSPVQIRAMKAMNGKSPLKVICPGKVYRRDDDDATHSFQFNQVEGLVVGKGIRMSDLKGTLLQFVQEMFGKQARIRLRPSFFPFTEPSAEVDVTCSQCGGSGCRMCKQTGWLEILGCGMVHPKVLEAGGYDPEEVTGFAFGMGIERIALLKYGIDDIRHFYANDLRFLSQFERM, encoded by the coding sequence ATGAAGGAACGTTTGGAGGCTTTGCAGGCGGAGGCGCTGCAGGAGCTGCAAGGAGTCGCCGGACCGCAGGAGCTCGGCGAGCTCCGCGTCAAGTATCTGGGCAAGAAAGGCGCGCTGACCGAAATTCTGCGCGGCATGGGCGCGCTGAGCGCCGAGGAGCGTCCGGTCATCGGCGAGGTGGCCAACCGCGTGCGCGGGGCGATCGAGGCCGTCATCGAGGACAAGGCGGAGGGCTACCGCCGCGCCGAGACCGAGCTGCGGCTGCGCTCGGAGACGATCGACGTGACGCTGCCCGGCAGCGCGCTGCCGACCGGAGCGGTCCATCCGCTGAACAAGGTCGCGCAGGAGATCGAGGACATCTTCATCGGCCTCGGCTACACGATCGCCGAAGGCCCCGAGGTCGAGACCGACTACTACAACTTCGAGGCGCTCAACCTGCCCAAGAACCACCCGGCCCGCGACATGCAGGACTCGTTCTACATCACCGACGAGATCCTCATGCGCACGCAGACATCCCCCGTGCAGATCCGCGCCATGAAGGCGATGAACGGCAAGTCGCCGCTCAAGGTCATCTGTCCCGGCAAGGTGTACCGCCGCGACGACGACGACGCGACGCACTCGTTCCAGTTCAACCAGGTCGAGGGGCTCGTCGTCGGCAAAGGCATCCGCATGAGCGACCTGAAGGGCACGCTGCTGCAGTTCGTGCAGGAGATGTTCGGCAAGCAGGCGCGCATCCGGCTGCGCCCGAGCTTCTTCCCGTTCACCGAGCCGAGCGCCGAGGTCGACGTCACCTGCTCGCAGTGCGGCGGCAGCGGCTGCCGGATGTGCAAGCAGACCGGCTGGCTCGAGATTCTCGGCTGCGGCATGGTTCACCCCAAGGTGCTCGAGGCCGGCGGCTACGATCCCGAGGAAGTGACCGGCTTCGCCTTCGGCATGGGCATCGAGCGGATCGCGCTGCTCAAGTACGGCATCGACGACATTCGCCACTTCTACGCCAACGACCTGCGCTTCCTGAGCCAGTTCGAGCGGATGTAA
- a CDS encoding sensor histidine kinase: MKASTIKRLILWTPTVLTAAWEYARHTFLLPYVSMDTGNLISPILVFLVTVTLLSKLFAMLENVQEELRREQAVKAAVQERDQMARELHDGISQSLFLLSVKLDRLDRAESPEEVKQASEQIRGTVRHVYEDVREAIASLRSADTAAESGMPWLQPLHDAAAELEESGTRTEIDWQLPDLLLTSREKVELLAIVREALMNVRKHASASFVRVVCRQEGADGFRCAVADNGAGAPPGAESAKGHYGVRMMRDRAEGAGWSFRFQSPGTEAGTSTLVEVARQPSHKKSKP, from the coding sequence ATGAAGGCAAGCACGATCAAAAGGCTCATCCTGTGGACGCCGACCGTCCTGACGGCGGCATGGGAATATGCCCGCCATACGTTCCTGCTGCCCTACGTGTCCATGGACACGGGCAACCTCATCAGTCCGATCCTCGTCTTTCTCGTCACGGTGACCCTGCTCTCCAAGCTGTTCGCCATGCTGGAGAACGTGCAGGAGGAGCTGCGGCGCGAGCAGGCGGTGAAGGCGGCGGTTCAGGAAAGGGACCAGATGGCGAGGGAGCTGCATGACGGCATCTCGCAGTCGCTGTTCCTGCTGTCGGTCAAGCTGGATCGCCTCGACCGGGCGGAATCGCCCGAGGAGGTCAAGCAGGCGAGCGAGCAGATTCGCGGGACGGTGCGGCATGTATACGAGGATGTGAGGGAAGCGATCGCCAGCCTGCGTTCGGCGGATACGGCGGCGGAGAGCGGGATGCCGTGGCTGCAGCCGCTGCATGATGCCGCGGCGGAGCTGGAGGAGTCGGGGACGCGGACGGAGATCGACTGGCAGCTGCCCGACCTGCTCCTGACGAGCCGGGAAAAGGTCGAGCTGCTCGCGATCGTGCGCGAGGCGCTCATGAACGTGCGCAAGCATGCCTCCGCCTCGTTCGTCCGCGTCGTCTGCCGGCAGGAGGGAGCGGACGGCTTCCGCTGCGCCGTCGCCGACAACGGAGCGGGCGCCCCGCCCGGAGCCGAGTCGGCCAAGGGCCACTACGGCGTGCGCATGATGCGCGATCGAGCGGAAGGAGCGGGCTGGAGCTTCCGCTTCCAGAGCCCCGGCACGGAGGCGGGAACAAGCACGCTTGTCGAAGTCGCTCGTCAGCCGTCCCACAAAAAATCGAAGCCATGA
- a CDS encoding copper resistance CopC/CopD family protein, producing the protein MAAALLGVLALLSLLLGLPQQAAAHASLLEASPAAGARLEAAPAEVKLVFNERVEGAVGALEVLDGSSDPVTAERAKLSEDGLALTLPLPELDQGVYTVSYRIVSEDGHPIGGSYVFVIGDPPAARDASTFDVHAQLGHANHAEGGLTTASLIQYAARFLYYAALMLAAGAALWPLLYRQGWSRIADPLRGRLERMPQQALVLVALLYVFVETQLLMEGQPTSEWIRLFTATSVGQSYLALLLLAFVGLALPAGRGALRFVWALLLLATEAWSGHAAAAAPRWAALALDYVHLVFAALWAGGLMLLLFLWSAERKEAGRFAARFSRMAWISIVALTLSGIGLTLLYMTKPEYLLLTPWGILLLVKTGLVVLVAGVGFFLRSRMKRSGFPSGALLKADGALMALILVIVGVFTYISPLPANEPVGWHKMGSEMHVSIRITPNVPGDNEFAVRIWMHQSLGDPKSVKLRLQSEDKPELGAIEIPLEKFEDDEISTFEGYTKTAYRASGTYLPFAGRWTAEVRVMDKNDDERVERLGFRNY; encoded by the coding sequence ATGGCCGCCGCGCTGCTCGGCGTCCTGGCGCTGCTCTCGCTGCTGCTCGGCCTCCCGCAGCAGGCGGCAGCGCATGCCTCGCTGCTCGAAGCGAGCCCGGCGGCGGGGGCGCGGCTCGAGGCGGCGCCGGCCGAGGTGAAGCTCGTCTTCAACGAACGCGTCGAAGGCGCCGTCGGAGCGCTCGAGGTGCTGGACGGCAGCTCCGACCCCGTGACCGCCGAGCGGGCGAAGCTGAGCGAGGACGGGCTGGCGCTGACGCTGCCGCTGCCCGAGCTGGACCAGGGCGTCTACACGGTCAGCTACCGCATCGTTTCCGAGGACGGCCATCCGATCGGCGGCTCTTACGTGTTCGTCATCGGAGACCCGCCTGCGGCGCGGGACGCCTCGACGTTCGACGTCCATGCGCAGCTCGGCCATGCCAACCACGCCGAAGGCGGGCTGACGACGGCCAGCCTCATCCAGTACGCCGCGCGTTTCCTTTATTATGCCGCGCTCATGCTTGCCGCCGGCGCGGCGCTTTGGCCGCTCTTGTACCGGCAAGGGTGGTCCCGCATCGCCGATCCGCTGCGCGGACGGCTCGAGCGGATGCCGCAGCAAGCGCTCGTGCTCGTCGCGCTGCTCTACGTCTTCGTCGAGACGCAGCTGCTCATGGAAGGCCAGCCGACCTCCGAATGGATCCGGCTGTTTACGGCGACAAGCGTCGGCCAGAGCTACCTGGCGCTGCTGCTGCTCGCCTTCGTCGGCCTCGCGCTGCCGGCCGGCCGCGGCGCGCTGCGCTTCGTCTGGGCGCTGCTGCTGCTCGCGACGGAGGCGTGGAGCGGCCATGCGGCCGCAGCCGCTCCGCGCTGGGCGGCGCTCGCGCTCGATTATGTCCATCTCGTCTTCGCGGCGCTGTGGGCAGGCGGCCTCATGCTGCTGCTCTTCCTCTGGTCCGCCGAGCGCAAGGAAGCCGGACGCTTCGCCGCACGCTTCTCGCGCATGGCGTGGATCAGCATCGTCGCTCTGACGCTGTCGGGCATCGGCCTGACGCTTCTGTACATGACCAAGCCGGAGTATCTGCTGCTGACGCCGTGGGGCATCCTGCTGCTCGTCAAGACCGGGCTGGTCGTGCTCGTCGCCGGCGTCGGATTCTTCCTGCGCAGCCGCATGAAGCGGTCCGGCTTCCCGAGCGGCGCGCTGCTCAAGGCGGACGGCGCGCTCATGGCACTCATCCTCGTCATCGTCGGCGTCTTCACCTACATCAGCCCGCTGCCGGCCAACGAGCCGGTCGGCTGGCACAAGATGGGCAGCGAGATGCACGTGTCGATCCGGATCACTCCCAACGTGCCCGGCGACAACGAGTTCGCGGTCCGCATCTGGATGCACCAGAGCCTGGGCGATCCGAAATCGGTCAAGCTGCGCCTTCAGTCCGAGGACAAGCCGGAGCTCGGCGCGATCGAGATTCCGCTGGAGAAGTTCGAGGACGACGAGATCAGCACGTTCGAAGGGTATACCAAGACGGCCTACCGCGCCAGCGGCACGTACTTGCCGTTCGCAGGCCGCTGGACGGCCGAGGTCCGCGTGATGGATAAGAACGACGACGAACGGGTCGAGCGGCTCGGCTTCCGCAACTACTGA
- a CDS encoding response regulator, with protein sequence MNAAERNEPVRVLLVDDHPHGREGMRIILSEDPFFEIAGEASGGEEAVARAEELQPDLILMDIRMPGVGGLEATSRIKALLPSVKIVMVTVSDDIADLFEAIKRGAQGYLLKNLSPSAWLDYLRAVSLDQAPMSRELATRILHEFLPGGRSSGAADPQASPSSVSRSAASALSPLTEREKEILERVARGDSNREAAAALGISENTVKNHLKNILQKLHLDNRVQLARYAFENGLMNRGPGAS encoded by the coding sequence ATGAACGCTGCCGAACGGAACGAGCCGGTGCGGGTGCTGCTGGTCGACGACCATCCGCACGGGCGCGAGGGGATGAGGATCATCCTTTCGGAGGACCCTTTCTTCGAGATCGCCGGAGAAGCGTCGGGAGGAGAGGAGGCCGTCGCGCGGGCCGAGGAGCTGCAGCCGGACCTCATCCTGATGGACATCCGCATGCCGGGCGTCGGGGGACTGGAGGCGACCTCCCGCATCAAGGCGCTGCTGCCGTCCGTCAAGATCGTCATGGTGACGGTGTCCGACGACATCGCCGACCTGTTCGAGGCGATCAAGCGGGGAGCCCAGGGCTATCTGCTCAAGAACCTCTCTCCTTCCGCCTGGCTGGATTACCTGCGGGCCGTCTCGCTCGATCAGGCTCCGATGAGCCGGGAGCTCGCCACGCGCATCCTGCATGAATTTCTGCCGGGAGGAAGGTCGTCCGGCGCCGCGGACCCGCAGGCATCGCCGTCGTCCGTTTCCCGTTCGGCCGCGTCGGCGCTGTCGCCGCTCACCGAGCGGGAAAAAGAAATCCTGGAGCGGGTCGCGCGCGGCGACTCCAACCGCGAGGCGGCGGCTGCGCTCGGCATATCGGAGAATACGGTCAAGAACCATCTCAAGAACATCCTGCAGAAGCTCCATCTCGACAATCGGGTGCAGCTCGCGCGTTACGCGTTCGAGAACGGGCTTATGAATCGCGGCCCGGGCGCAAGCTGA
- the pheT gene encoding phenylalanine--tRNA ligase subunit beta, whose protein sequence is MKISTNWLADYISLEGLTPQEIAEKMTSGGIEIDAVEAMDKGVTGVVVGYVKEKTKHPDADKLNVCKVDVGAGEDLQIVCGAANVDAGQHVPVATVGAKLPGGLAIKRAKLRGVESQGMICSARELGLNDKLLPKELQEGILVLPKLELGKPIGEVLDLSSHVLELDLTPNRSDALSYLGVAYEIGALTGRPVKLPESAVFGAADKTADRLSVRIDAREACAHYSARYIRGVQVAPSPLWLQNRLMAAGIRPINNIVDVTNYVMLEYGQPLHAFDADRVAGGSIVVRFAREGEELETLDGQLRKLQPHMLVIADGDRAIGLAGVMGGANSEVDGDTTNVILESAKFDGSVVRRTSRQLGLRSEASLRFEKEVDPARVIPALDRAASLIAKLGSGLVTEGIAEDVARTYEPAVIEVSLERISGYLGADISKLEAQAIFGRLGFDSEVGDGSIRVQVPTRRGDISRDVDLIEEVARLYGYDNIPTTPIVGETTPGSLTAPQAVRRELRRRLSDAGLHEVISYSFTAPERTGLFPDLAPDAKPIRLAMPMSEERSVLRTTLLPQLLETAAYNRNRKNHDLALFEIGTVFHTDEETLTRLPQEKHRFALLLTGARRAAAWNRKAEKTDFYDAKGVLETIFATLGLGGSVSYEASAPAGLHPGRTAAVKLDGERGAETIGYVGQLHPELQQELGLDDVYVAELELGAVYDAVDRDIVYRTLPRYPAADRDIAVTVEESVPAAALAAAVRGAAGELLESVQVFDVYTGEKLGAGRKSVALALVYRHAERTLTDEEVAAAHAAAVAALEQSFSAELRK, encoded by the coding sequence ATGAAAATATCGACGAACTGGCTCGCGGACTACATCAGCCTCGAAGGGCTGACGCCGCAGGAGATCGCGGAGAAGATGACGTCCGGCGGCATCGAGATCGACGCCGTCGAGGCGATGGACAAAGGCGTGACCGGCGTCGTCGTCGGCTACGTCAAGGAAAAGACGAAGCATCCCGACGCCGACAAGCTGAACGTCTGCAAGGTGGACGTCGGCGCCGGCGAAGACCTGCAGATCGTCTGCGGCGCGGCCAACGTGGACGCCGGCCAGCATGTGCCGGTCGCGACCGTCGGCGCCAAGCTGCCGGGCGGCCTCGCGATCAAGCGCGCCAAGCTGCGCGGCGTCGAGTCGCAGGGCATGATCTGCTCGGCGCGCGAGCTCGGGCTGAACGACAAGCTGCTGCCCAAGGAGCTGCAGGAGGGCATCCTCGTCCTGCCGAAGCTGGAGCTCGGCAAGCCGATCGGCGAGGTCCTCGACCTCAGCTCCCATGTGCTGGAGCTCGACCTGACGCCGAACCGATCCGACGCGCTCAGCTACCTCGGCGTCGCCTACGAGATCGGCGCGCTGACGGGCCGTCCGGTCAAGCTGCCGGAGAGCGCCGTGTTCGGCGCGGCGGACAAGACGGCGGACCGCCTGTCGGTGCGCATCGACGCCCGCGAGGCGTGCGCGCACTACAGCGCCCGCTACATCCGCGGCGTGCAGGTCGCTCCGTCGCCGCTCTGGCTGCAGAACCGGCTGATGGCGGCCGGCATCCGGCCGATCAACAACATCGTCGACGTGACGAACTACGTCATGCTGGAGTACGGCCAGCCGCTTCACGCCTTCGACGCGGACCGGGTCGCCGGCGGCAGCATCGTCGTGCGCTTCGCCCGCGAGGGCGAGGAGCTGGAGACGCTGGACGGCCAGCTGCGCAAGCTGCAGCCGCACATGCTGGTTATCGCGGACGGCGATCGGGCGATCGGCCTCGCCGGCGTCATGGGCGGGGCGAACTCCGAGGTGGACGGCGACACGACGAACGTCATCCTCGAATCCGCCAAGTTCGACGGCTCCGTCGTGCGCCGCACGTCCCGCCAGCTCGGCCTGCGCTCGGAGGCGAGCCTGCGCTTCGAGAAGGAAGTCGATCCGGCGCGCGTCATCCCGGCGCTCGACCGCGCGGCCTCGCTGATCGCGAAGCTCGGCAGCGGCCTCGTCACGGAAGGCATCGCCGAGGACGTGGCGCGCACGTACGAGCCGGCCGTCATCGAGGTGTCCCTGGAGCGCATCTCCGGCTACCTCGGCGCGGACATCTCCAAGCTGGAGGCGCAGGCGATCTTCGGCCGCCTCGGCTTCGACTCCGAGGTCGGCGACGGCTCGATCCGCGTGCAGGTGCCGACGCGCCGCGGCGACATCTCCCGCGACGTCGACCTGATCGAGGAGGTCGCCCGCCTGTACGGCTACGACAACATCCCGACGACGCCGATCGTCGGCGAGACGACGCCCGGCTCGCTGACCGCGCCGCAGGCGGTGCGCCGCGAGCTGCGCCGGCGCCTGTCGGACGCCGGCCTGCACGAGGTCATCAGCTACTCGTTCACGGCTCCGGAGCGCACGGGGCTGTTCCCGGATCTCGCGCCGGACGCCAAGCCGATCCGCCTGGCGATGCCGATGAGCGAGGAGCGCAGCGTGCTTCGCACGACGCTGCTGCCGCAGCTGCTGGAGACGGCGGCGTACAACCGCAACCGCAAGAACCATGATCTGGCGCTGTTCGAGATCGGCACGGTGTTCCACACCGACGAAGAGACGCTGACGCGGCTGCCGCAGGAAAAGCATCGCTTCGCGCTGCTGCTGACCGGAGCCCGCCGCGCCGCCGCGTGGAACCGCAAGGCGGAGAAGACGGACTTCTACGACGCCAAGGGCGTGCTCGAGACGATCTTCGCCACGCTCGGCCTCGGCGGCTCGGTCTCGTACGAGGCATCCGCTCCGGCCGGCCTGCACCCGGGCCGCACGGCCGCCGTCAAGCTGGACGGAGAGCGCGGAGCCGAGACGATCGGCTACGTCGGCCAGCTGCATCCGGAGCTGCAGCAGGAGCTCGGACTCGACGACGTCTACGTGGCCGAGCTGGAGCTTGGCGCGGTGTACGACGCGGTCGACCGCGACATCGTCTACCGCACGCTGCCGCGCTATCCGGCGGCCGACCGCGACATCGCGGTGACGGTGGAGGAGTCGGTGCCGGCGGCCGCTCTGGCCGCCGCCGTCCGCGGGGCGGCCGGCGAGCTGCTGGAGTCGGTCCAGGTGTTCGACGTCTACACCGGAGAGAAGCTCGGGGCGGGCCGCAAGAGCGTCGCGCTGGCGCTCGTGTACCGCCATGCGGAGCGCACGCTGACCGACGAGGAGGTCGCGGCGGCGCATGCCGCGGCGGTGGCCGCGCTGGAGCAATCTTTCTCCGCGGAATTGAGGAAATAG